A genomic segment from Aegilops tauschii subsp. strangulata cultivar AL8/78 chromosome 1, Aet v6.0, whole genome shotgun sequence encodes:
- the LOC109781911 gene encoding bidirectional sugar transporter SWEET1b isoform X2 has translation MTLLNCLLSAWYGLPFVSPNNVLVSTINGVGAVIETVYVVIFLVFASNRKARLRTLGLASAVAAVFTVVALVSMLALHGPARKLLAGLAMTVFSICMYASPLSIMRMVIKTKSVEYMPFLLSLAVFLCGTSWFIYGLLGHDLFVTIPNGCGSVLGAAQLILYAIYRNNKGNAAGAGKLQGDDVEMSVDGRNSKVADGDDRGATGSTKAGKMVSQV, from the exons ATGACGCTCCTCAACTGCCTCCTGTCCGCCTG GTACGGGCTGCCCTTCGTGTCCCCGAACAACGTCTTGGTGTCGACGATCAACGGCGTGGGCGCGGTGATCGAGACGGTGTACGTGGTGATCTTCCTCGTCTTCGCGTCGAACAGGAAGGCGAGGCTCCGGACGCTCGGCCTGGCGTCGGCCGTCGCGGCGGTGTTCACGGTCGTGGCGCTCGTCTCCATGCTCGCCCTGCACGGCCCGGCACGCAAGCTCCTCGCCGGCCTCGCCATGACCGTCTTCTCCATCTGCATGTACGCCTCGCCCCTCTCCATCATG AGGATGGTGATCAAGACGAAGAGCGTGGAGTACATGCCGTTCCTGCTGTCGCTGGCGGTGTTCCTGTGCGGCACGTCGTGGTTCATCTACGGCTTGCTCGGCCACGACCTCTTCGTCACG ATCCCCAACGGGTGCGGGAGCGTCCTGGGCGCCGCGCAGCTCATCCTGTACGCCATCTACCGGAACAACAAGGGCAACGCTGCCGGCGCCGGCAAGCTGCAGGGCGACGACGTGGAGATGTCCGTCGACGGCAGGAACAGCAAGGTCGCCGATGGCGACGACCGCGGTGCGACGGGGTCGACGAAGGCCGGCAAGATGGTCAGCCAGGTTTAG
- the LOC109781911 gene encoding bidirectional sugar transporter SWEET1b isoform X1 produces MEDVAKFLFGISGNVIALFLFLSPVPTFWRIIRNKSTEEFSGVPYNMTLLNCLLSAWYGLPFVSPNNVLVSTINGVGAVIETVYVVIFLVFASNRKARLRTLGLASAVAAVFTVVALVSMLALHGPARKLLAGLAMTVFSICMYASPLSIMRMVIKTKSVEYMPFLLSLAVFLCGTSWFIYGLLGHDLFVTIPNGCGSVLGAAQLILYAIYRNNKGNAAGAGKLQGDDVEMSVDGRNSKVADGDDRGATGSTKAGKMVSQV; encoded by the exons ATGGAGGATGTGGCCAAGTTCTTGTTTGGGATTTCGG GCAATGTCATTGCTCTATTTCTCTTCCTATCCCCGGT GCCTACTTTCTGGAGGATCATTCGTAACAAATCAACAGAGGAATTCTCCGGGGTACCATACAATATGACGCTCCTCAACTGCCTCCTGTCCGCCTG GTACGGGCTGCCCTTCGTGTCCCCGAACAACGTCTTGGTGTCGACGATCAACGGCGTGGGCGCGGTGATCGAGACGGTGTACGTGGTGATCTTCCTCGTCTTCGCGTCGAACAGGAAGGCGAGGCTCCGGACGCTCGGCCTGGCGTCGGCCGTCGCGGCGGTGTTCACGGTCGTGGCGCTCGTCTCCATGCTCGCCCTGCACGGCCCGGCACGCAAGCTCCTCGCCGGCCTCGCCATGACCGTCTTCTCCATCTGCATGTACGCCTCGCCCCTCTCCATCATG AGGATGGTGATCAAGACGAAGAGCGTGGAGTACATGCCGTTCCTGCTGTCGCTGGCGGTGTTCCTGTGCGGCACGTCGTGGTTCATCTACGGCTTGCTCGGCCACGACCTCTTCGTCACG ATCCCCAACGGGTGCGGGAGCGTCCTGGGCGCCGCGCAGCTCATCCTGTACGCCATCTACCGGAACAACAAGGGCAACGCTGCCGGCGCCGGCAAGCTGCAGGGCGACGACGTGGAGATGTCCGTCGACGGCAGGAACAGCAAGGTCGCCGATGGCGACGACCGCGGTGCGACGGGGTCGACGAAGGCCGGCAAGATGGTCAGCCAGGTTTAG
- the LOC141032963 gene encoding uncharacterized protein, with protein MTASAPVAPPPPAMASSGSSSTLIVIPATSGETLPAEPPAASLMAPPAASVAVVDPVAAPPPIVPVAGAITPTGPFHFDNLIAIRLTPDNYLFWRAKVLPLLRSRSLLGFVDGSLPCPPQVIPTVHGPTINPEHRMWVQQDQAILSAIQGSLGNGVAGLCLFAATSMDAWTTLEHAFAQVSTSRSTALRSELADIKKLDTSTTTYFNKMKVLADTLTSIGRPLSDEEFAGFVLKGLDADYDNLAEAVHNAKPAMPPHDLYSRLLFTEQRVEARRSSATITAQPAAFWASHGQRPPAPSPGKAAPPPASTLGGAPNTRVVCQLCGRERHVTSKCHRRFQRSFLGIGNDGKGNER; from the coding sequence ATGACGGCCTCAGCaccagtcgcgccgccgccgcccgcgatgGCCTCCTCTGGATCCTCCTCGACACTCATCGTCATCCCGGCGACCTCGGGGGAGACGCTGCCCGCGGAGCCACCAGCGGCCTCGCTCATGGCACCACCTGCGGCATCGGTCGCGGTCGTCGATCCTGTCGCGGCTCCGCCGCCAATCGTCCCTGTTGCTGGCGCAATCACGCCCACCGGGCCGTTCCACTTCGACAACTTGATCGCCATCCGACTCACGCCGGACAACTACTTGTTCTGGCGCGCCAAAGTCCTACCGCTGCTACGCAGCCGGTCTCTCCTCGGGTTTGTTGATGGTTCGCTACCGTGTCCTCCGCAGGTCATCCCTACCGTCCACGGCCCGACCATCAACCCGGAACACCGTATGTGGGTGCAACAGGACCAGGCGATCCTCTCTGCCATCCAGGGTTCCCTCGGCAACGGGGTCGCTGGCCTTTGTCTCTTCGCCGCCACCTCCATGGACGCATGGACGACCCTGGAGCACGCCTTTGCCCAGGTCTCTACCTCCCGCTCGACGGCCCTTCGCAGCGAACTCGCCGACATCAAGAAGCTGGACACCTCCACTACGACCTACTTCAACAAGATGAAGGTGCTCGCGGACACGCTCACCTCTATTGGTCGGCCGCTTAGCGACGAGGAGTTCGCCGGCTTCGTCCTCAAAGGCCTTGACGCCGACTACGACAATCTCGCCGAGGCCGTCCACAACGCCAAGCCAGCGATGCCTCCTCACGATCTCTACTCACGCCTCCTCTTCACCGAGCAACGCGTCGAGGCTCGTCGCTCCTCCGCCACCATCACCGCCCAGCCGGCGGCCTTCTGGGCCTCTCATGGCCAGCGCCCACCTGCCCCGTCACCTGGCAAGGCAGCCCCGCCCCCTGCATCGACCCTGGGTGGGGCCCCTAACACTAGGGTGGTGTGCCAGCTATGTGGTCGTGAACGCCATGTCACCTCCAAGTGTCACCGCCGCTTTCAGAGGAGCTTCCTTGGCATCGGCAATGACGGCAAGGGCAACGAGCGCTAG